In one window of Clarias gariepinus isolate MV-2021 ecotype Netherlands chromosome 10, CGAR_prim_01v2, whole genome shotgun sequence DNA:
- the rtn4rl2b gene encoding reticulon-4 receptor-like 2b, which translates to METRGAARRQRVSRALSFKSGLSLWLVLWLLACHIAPGKACPRLCVCYHMPTTVSCQSQNFSSVPAGVPYDSQRVFLQNNRITELRADSFGFETQVLWLYSNNISWIEAGAFSSLRVLEELDLGDNPSLKQVDGGAFRGLEKLQSLHMHRCGLTELPGDLFHKLYSLQFLYLQENQLNHLPEGVFSDLVNLTHLFLHGNRLRIVSENAFRGLVNLDRLLLHDNRIRQVHRRAFRDLGRLTILYLFNNALRELPGQTLRDTVGLQFLRLNDNPWACGCEARSLWQWFRDARVSSSELICTTPAARQGQDLRFLRELDFATCPLPDPGSLTGTTTTTFSTKTRWWFSKNKPAASAKGVYQKNADLPKAFPFSSVKNAHSAAVAAAAASASKYELMPEEAALPKLEPEEYWANYGNEDATSVRCFELDCDDSEIPSSSSSASHSFLYLLSFSILALSLHLLFG; encoded by the exons GCGGTCTGTCTCTATGGCTGGTGCTATGGCTGTTGGCATGCCACATTGCCCCAGGGAAAGCATGTCCACGGCTGTGTGTGTGCTACCACATGCCCACGACTGTCAGCTGCCAGTCTCAGAACTTCTCCTCTGTCCCGGCTGGTGTCCCCTATGACTCCCAGCGTGTCTTCTTGCAGAACAACCGCATCACCGAGCTCAGGGCTGACTCCTTTGGCTTCGAGACACAG GTCCTTTGGTTGTATTCAAACAACATCTCTTGGATTGAGGCGGGTGCCTTCAGTAGTCTGCGTGTGCTGGAAGAGCTGGATCTTGGTGACAACCCATCCTTAAAGCAAGTGGATGGTGGTGCATTCCGGGGCCTTGAGAAGCTACAGAGCTTGCACATGCACAGGTGTGGCCTGACCGAGTTGCCTGGAGATTTGTTCCACAAGCTTTACAGCTTGCAGTTCCTCTATCTGCAGGAGAACCAGCTGAATCACCTTCCTGAGGGTGTGTTCTCTGACCTGGTCAACCTCACGCACCTGTTTCTGCATGGCAACCGTCTTCGCATCGTCTCTGAGAATGCCTTCCGTGGCCTGGTCAACCTTGACCGGCTACTGCTTCACGACAACCGCATCCGACAGGTGCACCGTCGTGCCTTCCGTGACCTGGGTCGCCTCACCATCCTCTACCTGTTCAACAACGCACTCCGTGAGCTGCCTGGTCAGACCCTCAGGGACACAGTGGGCTTGCAATTCCTGCGCCTCAACGACAACCCCTGGGCATGCGGCTGCGAGGCCCGCTCCCTCTGGCAGTGGTTCCGTGATGCACGTGTCTCTAGCTCTGAGCTGATCTGCACTACGCCTGCGGCACGCCAGGGCCAGGACCTGCGCTTTCTTCGTGAGCTCGACTTTGCCACCTGCCCACTGCCTGATCCTGGCTCTCTGACtggcaccaccaccaccaccttcaGCACCAAGACACGCTGGTGGTTTTCCAAGAACAAACCAGCTGCCTCGGCCAAGGGCGTTTACCAGAAGAACGCCGACCTGCCCAAGGCCTTCCCTTTCTCCTCGGTGAAGAATGCCCATTCTGCAGCAGTAGCAGCAGCTGCAGCTTCAGCATCTAAGTATGAGCTGATGCCGGAGGAGGCTGCCTTGCCGAAACTTGAGCCTGAAGAGTACTGGGCCAACTACGGCAACGAAGATGCAACCTCAGTCCGTTGCTTTGAGCTCGATTGCGACGACTCAGAAATcccgtcttcttcttcttctgcctCGCATTCATTTCTGTATCTCCTCTCTTTTTCTATTCTGGCTCTCTCACTTCACCTGCTGTTTGGCTGA